In a genomic window of Lonchura striata isolate bLonStr1 chromosome 4, bLonStr1.mat, whole genome shotgun sequence:
- the LOC116183545 gene encoding uncharacterized protein LOC116183545, producing the protein MVSREPVPGPAPAGEGSQEKAMTVRSVLLNRDSPDIESRLKRRRNRTQQVRFKDLVEAGAGRADSPPPGPAAGPGHNTARASPPPRDPPEPAALRASRRSWPQAQPGSLTLPMPRKACMSTAIQTSPSLQKPFPAPQPRSKSVCDVAEDALLPALASARCPGAAVPPRTPGSLPTRDSPAVVAQHAKVRRTPPPPPPRDPPPPYQGTAGCPAARCAPPVQSCTPEPCPPPPARAQLRGSPRGNHGVAPRPASVPCGQPRPPGERRGLGRSGSERTLPPSQPSPHRRQPVPATDSHGLLRGQPPQGNPPRDPPPPQHQLCAAFWGGPCCSSPAPVPPAPGTPDRTPAALGTRSRLRAAGPGHGRAGAERPKEPLPTAPQGPGVGTRAAGWAADTPRHGQPRRAAEEPHELHRVQDLLQLVVVAKGPVGAPARDEDARTSQGEGPRGPGEQGDLHSQLQSLEGVLETSQQTIRVLLDVIQDLEKKEAQRDGRHSYRTGQDIANCGTCRDCACIIYSVEHDFRQQEGRFQRVLSHIQGDTGPSSPPAALGVTGTAAGTPSPPTQEPSPVGRLPAKLDVKKSRRKCFWFL; encoded by the exons ATGGTCAGCCGTGAGcccgtgcccggcccggcccccgccggCGAGGGCAGCCAGGAGAAAGCCATGACGGTGCGCTCGGTGCTGCTCAACCGCGACTCGCCCGACATCGAGAGCCGCCTCAAGCGCCGGCGCAACCGCACGCAGCAGGTCCGCTTCAAGGACCTGGTGGAggccggcgcggggcgggcggacAGCCCCCCGCCCgggcccgccgccggccccggccacAACACCGCACGTGCCTCGCcgccccccagggacccccctgAGCCGGCGGCTCTCCGTGCCTCCCGGCGCAGCTGGCCCCAGGCGCAGCCGGGCTCGCTGACGCTGCCCATGCCCAGGAAGGCGTGCATGAGCACCGCCATCCAGACCTCGCCCAGCCTCCAGAAACCCTTCCCGgccccccagccccgcagcAAGAGCGTCTGCGATGTGGCGGAGGATGCGCTACTGCCCGCCCTGGCGAGCGCCCGGTGCCCGGGAGCGGCCGTGCCCCCGCGGACCCCCGGCAGCCTCCCCACCCGCGACAGCCCCGCGGTCGTCGCCCAGCACGCCAAGGTGCGCCGCACACCACCGCCGCCACCACCCAGGGACCCCCCTCCCCCTTACCAGGGCACGGCCGGGTGCCCCGCTGCCCGCTGCGCCCCTCCGGTGCAAAGCTGCACCCCCGAGCCCTGCCCGCCACCCCCGGCCCGTGCCCAGCTCCGCGGGAGCCCTCGGGGCAACCACGGGGTCGCTCCCCGCCCGGCCTCCGTGCCCTGCGGCCAGCCCCGGCCGCCGGGCGAGCGGCGGGGGCTCGGCCGGAGCGGCTCGGAGCGGACCCTGCCGCCGAGCCAGCCCTCGCCGCACCGCCGGCAGCCCGTCCCCGCCACGGACAGCCACGGCCTCCTCAGGGGGCAGCCACCTCAGGGCAACCCCCCGCGGGACCCCCCGCCACCCCAGCACCAGCTCTGCGCCGCGTTCTGGGGggggccctgctgctcctcGCCAGCCCCCGTGCCACCAGCGCCGGGCACGCCGGACAGAACACCAGCCGCCCTCGGCACCCGCAGCCGCCTCCGCGCCGCCGGAcccgggcacggccgggcgGGAGCCGAGCGGCCCAAGGAGCCGCTGCCCACAGCCCCGCAGGGCCCCGGCGTGGGGACACGAGCGGCCGGGTGGGCAGCGGACACCCCCCGGCACGGACAGCCCCGCCGAGCCGCCGAGGAGCCCCACGAGCTGCACCGCGTCCAGGACCTTCTGCAGCTGGTGGTGGTGGCCAAGGGGCCGGTGGGAGCACCAGCGAGGGATGAGGACGCCCGGACATCTCAGGGAGAGGGCCCCCGGGGGCCCGGGGAGCAGGGGGACCTGCATTCCCAGCTGCAGTCCCTGGAAGGGGTGCTGGAGACCAGCCAGCAAACCATCCGCGTGCTGCTGGACGTCATCCAGGACCTGGAGAAGAAGGAGGCGCAGCGGGATGG GCGACACTCGTACCGCACCGGGCAGGACATCGCCAACTGCGGGACCTGCCGGGACTGCGCCTGCATCATCTACAG CGTGGAGCACGATTTCCGACAGCAGGAAGGTCGTTTCCAGCGGGTGCTGAGCCACATCCAGGGCGACACGGGGCCCAGCTCCCCCCCGGCGGCGCTGGGGGTGACAGGGACGGCGGCGGGGACCCCCTCACCGCCCACGCAGGAGCCGTCACCCGTGGGCAGGCTGCCGGCAAAGCTGGACGTGAAGAAATCCCGGCGCAAATGCTTCTGGTTCCTGTGA